The proteins below come from a single Eucalyptus grandis isolate ANBG69807.140 chromosome 3, ASM1654582v1, whole genome shotgun sequence genomic window:
- the LOC104439207 gene encoding mitogen-activated protein kinase kinase kinase 1 produces the protein MDRLSEVAEIKELNIQLNTETTELAWEVVQHKPGGDERPLDSKLVSREEGQTSGEDNGSVERRITSWQKGKLLGNGSYGRVYEVLTDDGCFFAVKEVSLLHQGSQSLLYLEQEISLLSQLRHDNIVRYYGTEKDDEKIYLVLELMTKGSLAMLYGRYHLSDSQVSAYTRQMLNGLQYLHDQNVIHRDIKCANVLVDASGSVKLADFGLAKAIEMNDAKSCKGSAFWMAPEVVNLKNTGYGLAADIWSVGCTVLEMFTGRCPYYPLEIMQALFRIGKGELPPIPDSLSTDAQDFILTCLEVNPNNRPSAAQLLDHPFVRKPPTSSGFASPHSDNISP, from the exons ATGGATCGTCTAAGCGAAGTGGCTGAGATCAAGGAATTGAATATCCAACT AAACACCGAAACCACTGAGCTCGCTTGGGAAGTGGTTCAGCATAAGCCGGGAGGAGACGAAAGACCTCTGGACAGCAAATTGGTAAGTCGGGAAGAGGGTCAGACCTCTGGGGAAGACAATGGGAGTGTCGAAAGAAGGATCACCTCATGGCAAAAGGGTAAGCTGTTGGGAAATGGGTCATATGGACGTGTCTATGAAGTCTTAACCGA TGATGGATGCTTTTTCGCTGTAAAGGAGGTTTCTTTGTTACATCAAGGAAGCCAGAGCTTATTGTATCTTGAGCAG gaaatttctcttttaagtcAGCTTCGACATGACAACATAGTTCGATATTACGGCACTGAGAAG GACGATGAGAAGATTTACCTAGTCCTTGAGCTCATGACCAAAGGTTCACTTGCAATGCTTTATGGCAGATATCACTTGAGTGATTCCCAAGTCTCTGCATACACTAGGCAAATGCTAAATGGTTTACAGTATCTTCATGACCAGAATGTGATACACAG GGATATTAAATGTGCTAATGTACTGGTTGATGCGAGTGGATCTGTGAAACTTGCGGACTTTGGATTGGCAAAG GCAATCGAGATGAACGATGCCAAATCCTGCAAAGGATCTGCTTTTTGGATGGCACCCGAG GTCGTTAATCTAAAGAACACAGGCTATGGGTTGGCAGCTGATATTTGGAGCGTAGGGTGCACTGTTTTAGAGATGTTTACCGGCCGATGTCCATATTACCCCTTAGAAATA ATGCAAGCATTGTTCAGAATTGGCAAGGGTGAACTTCCTCCAATTCCTGATTCTTTATCAACAGACGCTCAAGACTTCATCCTCACATGCTTGGAAGTGAACCCGAATAATCGGCCTTCTGCAGCACAGTTGCTAGACCATCCCTTTGTGAGGAAGCCACCTACATCTTCTGGTTTTGCCTCGCCCCATTCTGACAATATATCGCCATAA